A single Fusobacterium hominis DNA region contains:
- the purH gene encoding bifunctional phosphoribosylaminoimidazolecarboxamide formyltransferase/IMP cyclohydrolase: MKRALISVYDKTGVLEFARFLIEHGIEIISTGGTYKHLKSNNIPVIEVAEVTKAPEMLDGRVKTLHPVIHGGILAIRENSEHMDTLKRRDIKPIDMVVVNLYPFFKKVGEDISFDEKVEFIDIGGPTMLRSAAKSFKDVVVISDINDYSRVMEEMSQGEVTFKTRKELAGKVFNLTSAYDAAISKFLLEDEMPQYLNISYEKMMDLRYGENPHQKAAYYTSTVDDGAMKNFKQLNGKELSFNNIRDMDVAWKVVCEFKEPACCGVKHSTPCGAAIGDDVYDAYMKAYECDPVSIFGGIVALNREVTEEAAKEMVKIFLEIVIAPGYTQEALEILKTKKNLRVIECRRKPMDKLNLVKVDGGVLVQEEDLDFSIDYQVVTNTKPTVVEMSDLEFGMKIVKHVKSNAIVIAKNKMAIGIGNGETNRIWPTNQAIERAGERVHGAVLASDAFFPFRDVVDTCAKYGIKAIIQPGGSIRDKESIDACNENNISMVFTGMRHFKH; the protein is encoded by the coding sequence ATGAAAAGAGCATTAATATCAGTATATGACAAAACTGGAGTTTTGGAATTTGCAAGATTTTTAATAGAACATGGTATTGAAATAATATCAACAGGAGGTACCTACAAACACTTAAAATCAAATAATATACCTGTAATAGAAGTTGCTGAAGTTACAAAAGCACCTGAAATGTTAGATGGAAGGGTAAAGACTTTGCATCCAGTAATTCATGGAGGAATACTTGCTATAAGAGAAAATAGCGAACATATGGATACATTAAAACGTAGAGATATAAAACCGATAGATATGGTTGTAGTAAATCTATATCCATTTTTTAAGAAAGTAGGAGAAGATATATCTTTTGATGAAAAAGTTGAGTTTATAGATATAGGTGGTCCAACAATGCTTAGATCTGCTGCTAAATCTTTTAAAGATGTGGTTGTAATAAGTGATATCAACGACTATAGTAGAGTTATGGAAGAGATGTCACAAGGTGAAGTAACTTTTAAAACAAGAAAAGAATTAGCTGGAAAAGTATTTAACTTAACTTCAGCATATGATGCTGCAATATCAAAATTTTTATTAGAAGATGAAATGCCACAATATTTAAATATATCTTATGAAAAAATGATGGATTTAAGATATGGGGAAAATCCGCATCAAAAGGCAGCATATTATACTTCAACTGTAGATGATGGAGCCATGAAAAATTTCAAGCAATTAAATGGAAAAGAACTATCATTTAATAATATAAGAGACATGGACGTAGCATGGAAAGTAGTTTGTGAATTTAAAGAGCCAGCTTGTTGTGGAGTAAAACATTCAACACCTTGTGGAGCTGCAATAGGTGATGATGTCTATGATGCATATATGAAAGCATATGAATGTGATCCTGTATCTATATTTGGGGGAATAGTTGCCTTAAATAGGGAAGTGACTGAAGAAGCAGCTAAAGAAATGGTTAAAATATTTTTAGAAATAGTCATAGCTCCAGGATATACACAAGAAGCTTTAGAAATTTTAAAAACTAAAAAGAATTTAAGAGTCATTGAGTGTAGAAGAAAACCAATGGATAAATTAAATTTAGTAAAAGTTGATGGTGGAGTCCTAGTTCAAGAAGAGGATTTAGATTTTTCTATTGATTATCAAGTTGTTACAAATACTAAACCAACAGTAGTTGAAATGTCTGATTTAGAATTTGGAATGAAAATAGTAAAACATGTAAAATCTAATGCAATTGTAATAGCTAAAAATAAGATGGCAATTGGAATAGGAAATGGTGAAACAAATAGAATATGGCCGACTAACCAAGCTATAGAAAGAGCAGGAGAAAGAGTACATGGAGCAGTGCTAGCTTCAGATGCTTTTTTCCCATTTAGAGATGTTGTAGATACATGTGCAAAGTATGGAATAAAAGCTATAATTCAACCAGGTGGATCTATAAGAGATAAAGAATCTATAGATGCATGTAATGAAAATAATATTTCTATGGTATTTACAGGAATGAGACATTTCAAACATTAA
- the purN gene encoding phosphoribosylglycinamide formyltransferase, with protein sequence MFKIAVLVSGSGTNLQSIIDNINNKKLDCTLEAVIGDRDCFGVSRAIEAGIDSYTLNRKVLKTNLCREIDKIVSNKKIDLIILAGFLSIIDEEFVKKWKGKIINIHPSLLPKYGGTGMYGIKVHEAVLKGNESESGCTVHFVDTGVDSGEIIEQIKVPVLENDTAEILQKRVLVQEHILLPKAIEKIIKESKGVCQ encoded by the coding sequence ATGTTTAAAATAGCTGTATTAGTCTCTGGAAGCGGAACTAATCTTCAATCTATAATTGATAATATAAATAATAAAAAACTAGATTGTACTCTTGAAGCTGTTATTGGGGATAGAGATTGTTTTGGAGTTTCAAGAGCAATAGAGGCTGGAATAGATAGTTACACATTAAATCGAAAAGTACTAAAAACTAATTTGTGTCGTGAAATAGATAAGATAGTTTCAAATAAAAAAATTGATCTTATTATATTAGCTGGTTTTCTTTCTATAATTGATGAGGAATTTGTAAAAAAATGGAAAGGAAAAATTATAAATATACATCCATCATTACTGCCAAAATATGGTGGTACTGGAATGTATGGAATAAAAGTTCATGAAGCAGTATTAAAAGGAAATGAAAGTGAAAGTGGTTGTACAGTTCATTTTGTAGATACTGGTGTAGATAGTGGAGAGATTATAGAACAAATAAAAGTACCTGTATTAGAAAATGATACTGCTGAGATATTACAAAAACGTGTATTAGTACAAGAGCATATTTTACTTCCTAAAGCAATTGAAAAGATAATTAAAGAGAGTAAAGGAGTTTGTCAATGA
- the purM gene encoding phosphoribosylformylglycinamidine cyclo-ligase: protein MSISYKEAGVDKHEGYKAVELMKKAVEKTQNANVLNGLGSFGAMYELGKYKNPVLVSGTDGVGTKLDVAFKLKKYNTVGIDAVAMCVNDVLCHGAQPIFFLDYLACGKLQAEVAADLVSGVAQGCFEAGAALIGGETAEMPGFYKPGDYDIAGFCVGVVEKDKIVNGSATTQGDILIALPSSGVHSNGFSLVRKVIKDYSVSYEKTTIGEALLTPTRIYVKPVMELLKKYDIKGMAHITGGGLPENLPRTISSGHQAVVFKEKIKVLEIFKYIQKEGNISEDEMYGTFNMGVGFVLVVDPKDKDNILKDLITMGEEPYEIGFVQKGEKELCLK, encoded by the coding sequence ATGTCAATTTCATATAAAGAAGCTGGAGTAGATAAACACGAAGGGTATAAAGCAGTAGAACTTATGAAAAAAGCTGTAGAGAAAACTCAAAATGCAAATGTACTAAATGGATTAGGTAGTTTTGGAGCTATGTATGAATTGGGGAAATATAAAAATCCAGTTTTAGTATCAGGAACAGATGGAGTAGGAACAAAACTTGATGTGGCTTTTAAATTAAAAAAGTATAATACTGTAGGAATAGATGCTGTTGCAATGTGTGTAAATGATGTATTATGTCATGGAGCACAGCCAATATTTTTCCTTGATTATTTAGCTTGTGGGAAGTTACAAGCTGAAGTAGCGGCAGATCTTGTTTCTGGAGTAGCACAAGGGTGTTTTGAAGCAGGAGCGGCTTTAATAGGTGGAGAAACTGCAGAAATGCCAGGTTTTTATAAGCCAGGAGATTATGATATTGCAGGTTTTTGTGTGGGAGTAGTTGAAAAAGATAAAATAGTAAATGGAAGTGCTACAACACAAGGAGATATTCTAATTGCATTACCTTCTTCAGGAGTTCATAGTAATGGATTTTCTTTAGTTAGAAAAGTTATAAAAGATTATAGCGTATCTTATGAGAAAACTACTATAGGTGAAGCTTTATTAACTCCTACAAGAATATATGTGAAACCTGTTATGGAGTTGCTTAAAAAATATGATATAAAGGGAATGGCACATATAACAGGTGGTGGATTACCTGAAAATCTACCTAGAACTATTAGTAGTGGACATCAGGCAGTAGTATTTAAAGAAAAAATAAAAGTTCTTGAGATTTTTAAATATATTCAAAAAGAGGGAAATATTTCAGAAGATGAAATGTATGGAACATTTAATATGGGAGTAGGTTTTGTTTTAGTAGTAGATCCAAAAGATAAAGATAATATATTAAAAGATTTAATAACAATGGGAGAAGAGCCATATGAAATAGGATTTGTTCAAAAAGGAGAAAAAGAGTTATGTTTAAAATAG
- the purF gene encoding amidophosphoribosyltransferase: MSNTDFFGLKDKMEEECGVFGVYSKDINKVAQFTYYGLYSLQHRGQESAGISVSNFGEIVTYKGMGLAADVFSQDTLESLVGNAAIGHVRYATTGACRIENAQPLESRYKYGQIAIAHNGNLTNAKVIRELLEDGGSTFSTTLDSEVIVKMIARKATQNVQEAIRSTVGAIKGAYALTILANNKLIGVRDPYGIRPLCLGKTECGAYILASESCAIDTLGGTFIRDILPGEMVIIDENGVESIMYSENKTKAPCSFEHIYFARPDSIIDGLNVYESRVEAGKLLARQKKIDADIVIGVPDSGIPAAIGYAKESGIPYGIGLIKNKYIGRTFIKPTQELREKAVMVKLNPLKVNIEGKRVIIIDDSLVRGTTSKILISIIRKAGAKEVHFLSASPAVKYPCYFGIDTARRNELIASRLTVEEIREEIDADTLDYLSLDNMYKSLKGCEYCVGCFNGAYPVDTPTEEE; this comes from the coding sequence ATGAGTAACACAGATTTCTTTGGATTAAAAGATAAGATGGAAGAGGAATGTGGAGTATTTGGTGTTTATTCCAAAGACATAAATAAAGTTGCTCAATTTACGTATTATGGGCTATATTCGTTGCAACATAGAGGGCAAGAAAGTGCGGGAATATCAGTTTCAAATTTTGGGGAAATAGTAACTTATAAAGGAATGGGCCTTGCAGCTGATGTATTTAGTCAGGACACTTTAGAAAGTCTTGTTGGAAATGCTGCTATAGGACATGTTAGATATGCAACAACAGGAGCATGTAGAATAGAAAATGCACAACCTTTAGAAAGTAGATATAAATATGGACAGATTGCAATAGCACATAATGGAAATTTAACTAATGCCAAGGTGATCAGAGAACTATTAGAAGACGGAGGTTCTACTTTTAGTACTACTTTAGATTCAGAAGTAATCGTAAAGATGATTGCTCGTAAGGCTACTCAAAATGTACAAGAAGCTATAAGAAGTACTGTTGGAGCAATAAAAGGGGCTTATGCTTTAACAATACTTGCAAATAACAAATTAATAGGGGTAAGGGACCCATATGGAATAAGACCACTTTGTCTTGGGAAAACAGAATGTGGTGCTTATATATTAGCTTCAGAATCATGTGCTATAGATACATTAGGTGGTACATTTATAAGAGATATATTACCTGGAGAAATGGTTATAATAGATGAAAATGGTGTTGAGTCTATTATGTATTCAGAAAATAAAACTAAAGCTCCTTGTTCTTTTGAGCATATTTATTTTGCAAGACCTGATAGTATAATTGATGGTTTAAATGTTTATGAATCTCGTGTTGAAGCAGGAAAGCTTTTAGCTAGACAAAAGAAAATAGATGCAGATATAGTTATAGGAGTACCAGATTCTGGTATACCTGCTGCTATAGGATATGCAAAAGAAAGTGGAATACCATATGGAATAGGGCTTATTAAAAATAAGTATATAGGTAGAACTTTTATAAAACCAACTCAAGAGTTAAGAGAAAAGGCAGTTATGGTTAAATTAAATCCTTTGAAGGTAAATATAGAAGGCAAAAGAGTAATAATTATAGATGACTCACTTGTTAGAGGTACAACAAGTAAGATTCTTATATCTATAATAAGAAAAGCTGGAGCTAAAGAAGTTCATTTCTTATCTGCATCGCCAGCTGTAAAATATCCTTGTTATTTTGGAATAGATACAGCTCGCAGAAATGAATTAATAGCATCTAGATTAACAGTAGAAGAGATTAGAGAGGAAATAGATGCAGATACATTAGATTATTTGTCGTTAGATAATATGTATAAGTCATTAAAAGGTTGTGAATACTGTGTAGGGTGTTTTAATGGAGCTTATCCAGTAGATACACCTACTGAAGAAGAATAA
- the purC gene encoding phosphoribosylaminoimidazolesuccinocarboxamide synthase, giving the protein MAAQKKDFIYEGKAKQVYSTTDDNLVIIHYKDDATAGNGAKKGTIENKGVMNNKITAMLFKMLEKNGIKTHLVEVLNDRDQLCQKVKIFPLEVIVRNVIAGSMAKRVGIEEGTKPVNTIFEICYKNDAYGDPLINDHHAVALGLATYEELAEIYKTTSKINDLLKDAFDKIGITLVDFKIEFGKNSKGEILLADEITPDTCRLWDKETGKKLDKDRFRRDLGGIEEAYIEVLKRLGAE; this is encoded by the coding sequence ATGGCAGCACAAAAAAAAGATTTTATTTATGAGGGAAAAGCAAAGCAAGTATATTCTACAACAGATGATAATCTTGTAATAATTCATTATAAAGATGATGCAACTGCTGGAAATGGTGCTAAAAAAGGTACTATAGAAAACAAAGGAGTAATGAATAATAAAATAACTGCAATGCTTTTTAAAATGCTTGAAAAAAATGGTATAAAAACACATCTAGTTGAAGTATTAAATGATAGAGATCAACTTTGTCAAAAAGTTAAAATATTTCCATTAGAAGTGATTGTAAGAAATGTTATAGCTGGATCAATGGCTAAAAGAGTAGGAATAGAAGAAGGAACAAAACCAGTTAATACAATTTTTGAAATATGCTATAAAAATGATGCATATGGAGATCCTCTTATAAATGATCATCATGCTGTTGCATTAGGACTTGCTACTTATGAAGAATTAGCTGAAATATATAAAACTACTTCAAAAATAAATGATTTATTAAAAGATGCTTTTGATAAAATAGGAATTACATTAGTTGATTTTAAAATTGAATTTGGTAAAAATTCAAAAGGAGAAATATTATTAGCTGATGAAATAACGCCTGATACTTGTAGATTATGGGATAAAGAAACAGGTAAGAAATTAGATAAAGATAGATTCAGAAGAGATTTAGGTGGAATAGAAGAAGCGTATATAGAAGTTTTAAAGAGATTGGGGGCTGAATAA
- the purE gene encoding 5-(carboxyamino)imidazole ribonucleotide mutase, with product MKVAIIFGSKSDTEKMRGAAKCLKEFGINYSAHILSAHRVPEELEKTLSKLEVEGYDVIIAGAGLAAHLPGVIASKTILPVIGVPIEAAFNGMDALLSIVQMPKSIPVATVGLNNSYNAGMLAVQMLSIKSPELKEKLLAFRKNMKEQFISENSLGVEL from the coding sequence ATGAAAGTCGCTATTATATTTGGAAGTAAATCTGATACTGAAAAAATGCGTGGTGCAGCAAAATGTTTAAAAGAGTTTGGAATTAACTACTCTGCACATATTTTATCAGCACATAGGGTTCCTGAAGAGTTAGAAAAAACGTTATCTAAACTTGAAGTAGAAGGATATGATGTCATAATAGCTGGAGCTGGGCTTGCTGCCCATCTTCCAGGTGTTATAGCTTCAAAAACTATTTTACCAGTAATAGGTGTTCCCATAGAAGCAGCATTTAATGGAATGGATGCTCTTTTATCAATAGTTCAAATGCCTAAGTCAATACCAGTTGCTACAGTTGGTTTAAATAATTCTTATAATGCTGGAATGTTGGCTGTACAAATGCTTTCAATAAAATCACCAGAGTTAAAAGAGAAATTGTTGGCATTTAGAAAAAATATGAAAGAACAATTTATAAGTGAAAATAGTTTAGGAGTAGAATTATAA
- a CDS encoding phosphoribosylformylglycinamidine synthase, translated as MNYRIFVEKKEGFDLEAKRLKHELIESLGLSNLHNVRLINCYDIFNIDRTELENAKKVIFSEVVTDRVSDTLETKGNKYFAIEFLPGQFDQRADSAMQCLKLLSDKNQNTVVTSGKIIILEGNIDDEQLEKVKKYVINPVEMREKNLADLKVEEGELAESVPIINGFREYSIEKLREFLKLYGLAMTIEDLKFIQEYFKNEEKRDPTETEIKVLDTYWSDHCRHTTFETKIQNIVFPKSKFGESLQEAFNEYITMREDVYKDRITKKNITLMDMATICGKELRKQGKLNDLEISDEINACSVYIDVDVDGQIEKWLLMFKNETHNHPTEIEPFGGASTCLGGAIRDPLSGRSYVYQAIRVTGSGNPLETLSETMSGKLPQKKITTGAAAGYSAYGNQIGLTTGHVAEIYHDGYKAKRMEVGAVVGAVPANWVRREKPEKGDIVILLGGKTGRDGCGGATGSSKEHTDKSLSLCGAEVQKGNAPEERKIQRLFRNPEVTKLIKKCNDFGAGGVSVAIGELAPGLDINLDEVTTKYRGLNGTELAISESQERMAVVVEKKDQDKFIKLAEEENLEAKVVAVVTDNNRLVLNWKGYKIVDLSRAFLDTNGVTQQIDIEVSDVDLENNPFLNVSYEGNTNLEKWYDMLGSLNVASQKGLMERFDSTIGGTTVLMPFGGKYQMTPTELSVQKIPLLKGETNTASAISWGFNPEISSWSQFHGGVYAVVESLAKIVAAGGDYKNIKLSFQEYFQKLGKNPCNWGKPFSALLGTIKMQMGFSIPAIGGKDSMSGTFNEIHVPPTLISFAVAPVKANIIISPEFKKSKNKVYIIKHHRLDNYMPNVDELKENFEYIHENIKNGNIVSAMTVKCGGIAEALSKMSFGNRIGVKLEKTISSLFEKDYGSILVESTQELNYKNALFLGETIDDYKITSDDFIVDMEKAENIWLGKLNSIFPYTIKDKKENYIWTPYEKKEILVCKNKVAKPKVLIPAFPGTNCEYDAARVFEKAGGESNILVFRNITKDFINDSINRFVKELENSQILMLPGGFSSGDEPDGSGKFIATVLTNPYIAEAISKFLEKDGLILGICNGFQALIKSGLLPYGEIGKITENSPTLTFNKIGRHVSQMVTTKVVSNKSPWLHGIEVGSEFEIPVSHGEGRFFANDDVIKTLFTNGQVATQYVDMKGNPTNEFSFNPNGSSYAIEGITSLDGKIFGKMGHSERYGKDIFKNIGGNKNQKIFENGIKYFK; from the coding sequence ATGAATTATCGTATTTTTGTTGAAAAAAAGGAAGGTTTTGATTTAGAAGCTAAAAGATTAAAACATGAGTTAATAGAAAGTTTAGGACTTTCTAATCTACACAACGTAAGATTAATAAATTGTTACGATATATTTAATATTGATAGGACTGAATTAGAAAATGCAAAAAAAGTTATATTTTCAGAAGTTGTTACTGATAGGGTAAGTGACACTTTAGAAACAAAAGGAAATAAATATTTTGCTATAGAGTTTTTACCTGGTCAATTTGATCAAAGAGCTGATTCAGCTATGCAATGTTTAAAACTTTTATCAGATAAGAATCAAAATACTGTTGTTACTAGTGGGAAAATCATTATATTAGAGGGAAATATAGATGATGAACAATTAGAAAAAGTAAAAAAGTATGTAATAAATCCTGTTGAAATGAGGGAAAAAAATTTAGCTGACTTAAAAGTAGAAGAGGGAGAGTTAGCAGAAAGTGTTCCTATTATAAATGGATTTAGAGAATATAGTATTGAAAAATTGAGGGAATTTTTAAAACTATATGGACTTGCAATGACAATTGAAGATTTAAAATTTATTCAAGAATATTTCAAAAATGAGGAAAAAAGGGATCCTACAGAAACTGAAATTAAAGTTTTAGATACATATTGGTCTGATCATTGTAGACATACAACTTTTGAAACAAAAATACAAAATATAGTTTTTCCAAAAAGTAAATTCGGGGAAAGTTTACAAGAAGCTTTTAATGAATACATCACAATGAGAGAAGATGTATACAAAGATAGAATAACAAAAAAGAATATTACATTGATGGATATGGCTACTATTTGTGGTAAAGAATTAAGAAAACAAGGAAAACTTAATGATCTAGAAATATCAGATGAGATTAATGCTTGCTCTGTTTATATAGATGTTGATGTTGATGGTCAAATTGAAAAGTGGTTATTGATGTTTAAAAATGAAACTCATAATCATCCAACAGAAATTGAACCTTTTGGAGGAGCATCAACATGTTTAGGTGGAGCTATTAGAGATCCGTTATCAGGAAGATCATATGTTTACCAAGCAATTAGAGTAACTGGATCAGGGAATCCACTAGAAACTTTATCTGAAACAATGAGTGGGAAATTACCCCAAAAGAAAATAACAACTGGAGCAGCTGCTGGATACTCTGCTTATGGAAATCAAATAGGGCTTACTACTGGACATGTTGCTGAAATATATCATGATGGATATAAGGCAAAAAGAATGGAAGTTGGAGCTGTAGTAGGAGCAGTACCTGCAAATTGGGTTAGAAGAGAAAAGCCTGAAAAAGGAGATATAGTTATACTTTTAGGAGGAAAAACTGGAAGAGATGGTTGTGGAGGAGCAACAGGATCTTCAAAAGAACATACAGATAAGTCATTATCTTTATGTGGAGCAGAAGTTCAAAAAGGAAATGCTCCAGAAGAAAGAAAAATTCAAAGACTTTTTAGAAATCCAGAGGTAACAAAACTTATAAAAAAATGTAATGATTTTGGAGCTGGAGGAGTCTCAGTTGCTATAGGGGAATTAGCACCTGGATTAGATATAAATTTAGATGAAGTAACTACAAAGTATAGGGGACTTAATGGTACTGAGTTAGCTATTTCAGAATCGCAAGAAAGAATGGCAGTAGTTGTAGAAAAAAAAGATCAAGATAAATTTATTAAATTAGCAGAGGAAGAAAATTTAGAAGCAAAAGTTGTAGCTGTTGTGACAGATAATAATAGACTTGTTTTAAACTGGAAAGGGTATAAAATTGTTGATTTATCAAGAGCATTTTTAGATACTAATGGTGTAACACAACAAATAGATATAGAAGTTAGTGATGTTGATCTTGAAAATAATCCATTTTTAAATGTTAGTTATGAGGGGAATACTAATTTAGAAAAATGGTATGATATGTTAGGATCATTAAATGTAGCTTCTCAAAAGGGACTAATGGAAAGATTTGACTCAACTATAGGTGGAACAACAGTTTTAATGCCATTTGGTGGTAAATATCAAATGACACCAACAGAATTAAGTGTACAGAAGATTCCGTTATTAAAAGGAGAAACTAATACAGCATCTGCTATAAGTTGGGGATTTAATCCAGAAATTTCATCTTGGTCACAATTTCATGGTGGAGTATATGCAGTTGTAGAATCTTTAGCTAAAATAGTTGCAGCTGGTGGAGATTATAAAAATATAAAGCTGTCATTTCAAGAATATTTTCAAAAGTTAGGAAAAAATCCTTGTAATTGGGGAAAACCTTTTTCAGCTCTTTTAGGAACTATAAAAATGCAAATGGGATTTTCTATACCAGCAATTGGAGGAAAAGATTCAATGAGTGGAACTTTTAATGAGATTCATGTTCCACCAACTCTAATTTCCTTTGCAGTTGCACCAGTTAAAGCAAATATCATAATATCACCAGAGTTTAAAAAATCTAAAAATAAAGTATATATAATAAAACATCATAGATTAGATAATTATATGCCTAATGTAGATGAATTAAAAGAAAACTTTGAATATATACATGAAAATATAAAAAATGGCAATATTGTTTCTGCAATGACTGTAAAATGTGGTGGAATAGCAGAAGCACTTAGCAAAATGTCTTTTGGAAATAGAATAGGTGTTAAATTAGAAAAAACTATTAGTTCGTTATTTGAAAAAGATTATGGAAGTATCTTAGTTGAAAGTACTCAAGAGTTAAATTATAAGAATGCTTTGTTTTTAGGGGAAACAATAGATGATTATAAAATAACTAGTGATGATTTTATTGTAGATATGGAAAAAGCAGAAAATATATGGTTAGGAAAACTCAATTCAATATTTCCATATACTATTAAGGATAAAAAGGAAAATTATATTTGGACACCTTATGAGAAAAAAGAAATTTTAGTATGTAAGAATAAAGTAGCTAAACCAAAAGTATTAATTCCAGCTTTTCCTGGAACAAATTGTGAATATGATGCAGCAAGGGTATTTGAAAAAGCAGGAGGAGAATCAAATATATTAGTTTTTAGAAATATTACTAAAGATTTTATAAATGATTCAATAAATAGATTTGTAAAAGAACTTGAAAATTCACAAATTTTAATGTTACCAGGAGGATTTAGTTCTGGAGATGAACCAGATGGATCAGGTAAATTTATAGCAACAGTACTAACAAATCCATACATAGCAGAAGCTATTTCTAAGTTTTTAGAAAAAGATGGTTTAATTTTAGGTATTTGCAATGGATTCCAAGCTCTTATAAAATCTGGATTATTACCTTATGGAGAAATAGGAAAAATAACTGAAAATTCACCTACATTGACTTTTAATAAGATTGGTCGCCATGTATCACAAATGGTTACAACAAAAGTGGTATCTAATAAATCACCTTGGTTACATGGAATAGAAGTAGGAAGTGAATTTGAAATACCAGTTTCTCATGGTGAAGGAAGATTTTTTGCAAATGATGATGTTATAAAAACATTGTTTACAAATGGTCAAGTTGCAACACAGTATGTTGATATGAAAGGAAATCCAACAAATGAATTTTCATTTAATCCAAATGGATCAAGTTATGCAATAGAGGGAATTACATCACTTGATGGAAAAATATTTGGTAAGATGGGTCACTCAGAAAGATATGGAAAAGATATATTTAAAAATATAGGTGGAAATAAAAATCAGAAGATATTTGAAAATGGTATTAAGTATTTTAAATAA